Sequence from the Paenibacillus tundrae genome:
CTTAGCATAGATCGGCAAAGCCCTTTTCTAAATAAGACAGATATCGAGCGTGTTCAGGAACGATTGATTACGTACTTGAAGGAAGAGAAGGATATTCGAGGGTACGTCGAGGATAAGGGATGGGCACATGCCCCAGCACATGGTGCAGATGCCGCCGAGGATCTCGCACAATCGTCTAATATCGATCGACCTGGCTTGAAGGAGCTAATGGCAGCACTTGCTGTGAAAATAACGGAGCCCAGTACAGTGTACATCTACGATGAGGATCAGCGGATCGCGCACGCTGTCGTAACGATTCTCCGCCTGAATATGTTGGAGTTACATGATATTGCAAGTTGGGTCGATGCTCTTCAACGTTCGGATTCTAGGGGAACCCAGACCCTGCAAGAGACCAGCCAGCAGGCGATGAATGTACGAGTCTTCCTGCAAACCCTATATTTTATGATTCGGACAGAAGAGGCAGAGCCGTTTATATTTGTTCGTCACGAAATTATAAAGGTTATTGATAAAGCCCGCCTTTGACGCGATATGCCTTCCGGCATGATCAGCATGCAATATGGATTCAAGCTGAAAGGTGATGACTAATCTGAGGTGAGGAGGAGAGAGCTTGAATACACCGATGTATTTATGGACAGAAGAGATGTTGTCTCCGATCAGCGAGTCAGCAATAGTTATACGTTGCGGAGATATGATCTCTGATGAGGTTCATCAACGGGTGATGTCCGTCTGCTCAATGTTGGATCATATGCATGTACCAGGATTAATAGAGGCTGTGCCGTCATTTGCATCGGTTACGTTATTCTATGATCCGTATCTTCTAATGGAATATGTGTCTAGCAATCTAGATTCTACATCTAGGACAATAGAAATAGGTGGATCATACCCACGATCACGAGCGGATTCATCAGCTACCTCCCCGTACATATACCTGCGTAACCTCCTCCTCCCCTCTTTACAAGGATTACAATCGGTAGCACCCAAACAAACCAGAACGGTTACGATACCCGTATGTTATGGGGGAGAGTTTGGGCCGGATCTTGAATATGTAGCGTCAGTGCATGCATTAACGCCAGATGAGGTAATTGCTATTCATACGGCGGGTGAGTATTTGGTACATATGCTTGGGTTTGCCCCGGGGTTTCCCTATCTGGGTGGACTATCTGCACGTATTGCCACACCAAGACGGGCAACGCCAAGACTTCGCGTGGAAGCTGGCACAGTTGGAATCGGCGGTGAGCAAACGGGCATATATCCGCTCGCGACTCCTGGGGGCTGGCAGTGTATTGGGCGAACCCCAATCGCATTGTTTCGTCCGAATGACAATCCACCTAGTTTATTGACTGCCGGGGATCGGGTTCGCTTCACACCTATATCCATTCAAGAGTATTACGAACATCAGGAGGCTAAGTCATGAGCATAGAAGTGATCCGCTCAGGTCTGTTATCCACCGTTCAGGATGAAGGTAGATTTGGACAGCGCCGATATGGGATTCATCCCGGAGGAGCAATGGATACCTTTGCTGCGAGGGTGTCTAACATGGTAGTGGGCAACACTCGGAATGCAGCCGTAATTGAGATGACGATGACAGGATCTGAGCTCCGATTCGAGGAAGATCAGTTAATCTCCCTATGCGGAGCCGATCTATCAGCAATGGTAGATGATATGGATATTCCCATGTGGAGACCCATTGTAATGCCTGCCGGAGCGGTCTTACGATTCGGACGATGTCGTTCAGGGCTTCGAACGTATATGGCGGTTGCAGGTGGCATCGATGTACCTGTGATCATGGAAAGCCGGAGTACGGATCTGAAGACCGGAATTGGTGGTATCGATGGACGTGCTTTGCATGTCGGTGACAAGCTGAGGATAGGTAAGCCTTCTGCAGAAGCGAGTATGATCTTGGATTTCTGGGGAACAAAACCGGAGTCTAATATTCATCGTGTGAAAGCACCTGCATGGTATTTCTCCAGTAATGAATGGCCTGGCTATCGCGCAGAGCCTGTTATTCGTATTGTACCGGGCATAGAGAATCGTGGATTTACGGAAGAAAGCTTACGAACATTTTACGAAGAGCCTTACCTTGTATCGCCTCAATCGGATCGAATGGGCTATCGTATGCAAGGTGCTGTCCTAGAACGGAAACGAGCCAAGGATCAGCGATTATCTGAAGCGGTCACCTATGGAACAGTGCAGATTCCTGCGGACGGTCAGCCAATCATTTTGATGGCAGATCATCAGACGATAGGCGGCTATCCTGTACTTGGTCAGGTTGCCAAGGTTGATCTACCTATTTTGGCGCAGGCTAGACCTGGAACAAGGGTTACTTTTAGACAGATCACATTCAGGGAAGCGGAGATGTTATGGCTCGAACAAGAGCGGCATCTACGATTGGCTGAGAATTTCATTCGCAGCAGGATGGTAGCGGGAATGGAGGAACTTCGGTGAAACAGGTGGATATGAACTGTGATCTAGGTGAAAGTTTCGGGATATATCAAATGGAATCGGATGAAGCGATATTGCCTTTGATCACTTCTGCCAATATTGCCTGTGGCTTTCATGCCGGTGATCCAGGGACGATGAGGCGTACTGTGGAGCTTGCCATGAAACATCATGTCGCTATCGGAGCCCATCCGGGTTTACCTGATCTACAAGGGTTTGGCAGAAGACGTATGGAGATCACGCCTCGGGAAGCCTATGATATGGTGGTTTATCAACTGGGTGCTTTGGATGCGTTTGTCCGTGCCCAAGGGGGGAAGATGCATCATGTGAAGCCGCATGGAGCTCTGTACAATATGGCTGCGGTGGATGCTGGCTTGGCAGATGCAATTGCGGAGGCTATCTATCAGGTTCAGCCTGAACTGTACCTATACGGTCTGGCAGGCAGCGCTATGATTGAAGCGGCAGATCACATTGGTTTGCGTAGCGTGAGCGAGGTATTTGCAGATCGAACCTATGGAGCAGATGGCATGTTGACCCCGCGTAGTCAGGCTGGGGCAATTATCCAGCATACAGAACAATCGCTCGCGCAGGTACTTCGTATGGTGAAGGAAGGACTTGTTGATACTACCGCAGAAACGAGCGTACCTATTAAAGCTGAGACGATATGCATACATGGTGACGGGGCACATGCCCTTACGTTTGCACGCCAGATTCGTGCTATGCTAGAGGCCGAGGGAGTTACCCTGTCTGCGATAGGAACAATTGGATGAGTAGGAGAGATAAACATGACTAAACCGATACGTAATTCGGCGAAAGCTGTGATTGTACAAGATGGACGATTGCTCGTGATTCGTGTGGAGGATCAGTACGGTACAGCGTATATTTTCCCTGGTGGGGGACAAGAGAAATATGAAGAGTTGAAAGACACCGTACTACGTGAATGTCTTGAAGAGATTGGACAGGCAGTTACGGTCGGGGACTTGATGCACATTCGGGAGTATATCGGTAAAAATCACGAGTTCGCCGAGTGGGATGCGGACTATCATCAGGTCGAATTTTATTTTGCATGTAGTTTAATCGATCAGGCTGCTACGAGCTATGAAGGCT
This genomic interval carries:
- a CDS encoding DUF2785 domain-containing protein, with translation MEASALKEQLLLFRRDDTLPSGVENPYEVAMHMLRHIGSTDPVLRDELIYVTFATWIAHGVFCAAQLREILYIAIDDEHLFYRLGEQGTDSVFTRTFSVLLIPPILSIDRQSPFLNKTDIERVQERLITYLKEEKDIRGYVEDKGWAHAPAHGADAAEDLAQSSNIDRPGLKELMAALAVKITEPSTVYIYDEDQRIAHAVVTILRLNMLELHDIASWVDALQRSDSRGTQTLQETSQQAMNVRVFLQTLYFMIRTEEAEPFIFVRHEIIKVIDKARL
- the pxpB gene encoding 5-oxoprolinase subunit PxpB, yielding MYLWTEEMLSPISESAIVIRCGDMISDEVHQRVMSVCSMLDHMHVPGLIEAVPSFASVTLFYDPYLLMEYVSSNLDSTSRTIEIGGSYPRSRADSSATSPYIYLRNLLLPSLQGLQSVAPKQTRTVTIPVCYGGEFGPDLEYVASVHALTPDEVIAIHTAGEYLVHMLGFAPGFPYLGGLSARIATPRRATPRLRVEAGTVGIGGEQTGIYPLATPGGWQCIGRTPIALFRPNDNPPSLLTAGDRVRFTPISIQEYYEHQEAKS
- a CDS encoding biotin-dependent carboxyltransferase family protein, giving the protein MSIEVIRSGLLSTVQDEGRFGQRRYGIHPGGAMDTFAARVSNMVVGNTRNAAVIEMTMTGSELRFEEDQLISLCGADLSAMVDDMDIPMWRPIVMPAGAVLRFGRCRSGLRTYMAVAGGIDVPVIMESRSTDLKTGIGGIDGRALHVGDKLRIGKPSAEASMILDFWGTKPESNIHRVKAPAWYFSSNEWPGYRAEPVIRIVPGIENRGFTEESLRTFYEEPYLVSPQSDRMGYRMQGAVLERKRAKDQRLSEAVTYGTVQIPADGQPIILMADHQTIGGYPVLGQVAKVDLPILAQARPGTRVTFRQITFREAEMLWLEQERHLRLAENFIRSRMVAGMEELR
- a CDS encoding LamB/YcsF family protein; this translates as MKQVDMNCDLGESFGIYQMESDEAILPLITSANIACGFHAGDPGTMRRTVELAMKHHVAIGAHPGLPDLQGFGRRRMEITPREAYDMVVYQLGALDAFVRAQGGKMHHVKPHGALYNMAAVDAGLADAIAEAIYQVQPELYLYGLAGSAMIEAADHIGLRSVSEVFADRTYGADGMLTPRSQAGAIIQHTEQSLAQVLRMVKEGLVDTTAETSVPIKAETICIHGDGAHALTFARQIRAMLEAEGVTLSAIGTIG
- a CDS encoding NUDIX domain-containing protein — protein: MTKPIRNSAKAVIVQDGRLLVIRVEDQYGTAYIFPGGGQEKYEELKDTVLRECLEEIGQAVTVGDLMHIREYIGKNHEFAEWDADYHQVEFYFACSLIDQAATSYEGSNPDNHQVGVEWIALEDLAKIRLYPKKIGEMLLAQDSSKIYLGDLN